A window of the Cynocephalus volans isolate mCynVol1 chromosome 10, mCynVol1.pri, whole genome shotgun sequence genome harbors these coding sequences:
- the LOC134388490 gene encoding olfactory receptor 7G2-like, with protein MKPRNQTAFSEFVLLEVTEDPELQPLIFILFLMMYLVTILGNLLIILAVISDAHLHTPMYFFLSNLSFFDICLSTTTIPKMLVNMQKQSQSITYTGCLTQICLVLVFGGLENCVLAAMAYDRCMAICHPLRYTVIVNLRLCGLLILLSMFVSIGDALIHSLMVLPLSFCTDLEIPLFFCEVVQVINLACSDTLINNILIYIAASIFGGVSLSGIIFSYARIVSSVMRMPSVGGKYKAFSTCGSHLSVVSLFYGTGFGVYISSAFTHSSRKTAVASMMYTVVTPMMNPFIYSLRNRDLKGALRKFIGRIPSFL; from the coding sequence ATGAAACCCAGAAACCAAACAGCTTTTTCAGAATTTGTTCTCTTGGAGGTGACAGAAGATCCAGAACTGCAGCCCCTCATCTTCATCCTCTTCCTGATGATGTACCTGGTCACCATCCTGGGAaacctgctcatcatcctggcTGTCATCTCTGATGCACACCTGCACACACCCATGTACTTCTTTCTCTCCAACCTGTCCTTTTTTGACATTTGTTTAAGCACAACCACAATCCCAAAGATGCTGGTGAACATGCAAAAACAGAGTCAAAGCATCACTTACACAGGCTGCCTCACCCAGATCTGCCTTGTCCTGGTTTTTGgtggcttggaaaattgtgtccTTGCAGCCATGGCTTATGACCGCTGTATGGCCATTTGTCACCCTCTGAGGTACACAGTCATCGTGAACCTCCGCCTCTGCGGTCTGCTGATTCTGCTCTCCATGTTTGTTAGCATCGGGGATGCCCTGATCCACAGCCTGATGGTGCTGCCGCTGTCCTTCTGCACAGACCTGGAAATCCCCCTCTTCTTCTGTGAAGTTGTTCAGGTCATCAATCTTGCCTGTTCTGATACCCTCATCAATAATATCCTGATATATATTGCAGCTAGCATATTtggtggtgtttctctttccggaattattttctcttatgcTAGAATTGTCTCTTCCGTTATGAGAATGCCATCAGTAGGaggaaaatataaagcattttccaCCTGTGGGTCTCACCTCTCAGTTGTGTCCTTGTTCTATGGGACAGGTTTTGGGGTGTACATTAGTTCTGCATTTACACATTCTTCCAGGAAGACTGCAGTGGCTTCAATGATGTACACTGTGGTCACTCCCATGATGAACCCCTttatctacagcctgaggaacaggGACCTGAAGGGAGCCTTGAGGAAATTCATTGGTAGGATACCTTCTTTTTTGTGA
- the LOC134388479 gene encoding olfactory receptor 7G2-like yields METRNQTAVSEFLLMEVTEDPELQPLLFSLFLSMYLVTVLGNLLIILAVLCNSQLHTPMYFFLSHLSFTDICLSTTTIPKILLNIQAQSQSITYIGCLTQTCFVLAFASLESFLLAAMAYDRYVAICHPLRYTVIMNPRLCGLLILVSLFICIVDSLLHSLMLLQLSFCTDVEIPLFFCEVVQVIKLACSDTLINNILIYSAMSIFGGIPLSGVIFSYAQIVSSVLKMPSSGRKYKAFSTCGSHLSVVSLFYGTGLGVCISSARSDSSRKTAVASTIYTVVTPIMNPFIYSLRNRDMKDALRKLTGRTPSLL; encoded by the coding sequence ATGGAAACCAGAAACCAAACAGCTGTTTCAGAATTCCTTCTCATGGAGGTGACAGAGGATCCAGAACTGCAGCCCCTCCTCTTCAGCCTGTTCCTGTCCATGTACCTGGTCACTGTCCTGGGAAACTTGCTCATCATCCTGGCTGTCCTCTGTAACTCTCAGCTGCAcacacccatgtacttcttcctgtCCCATCTGTCCTTCACTGATATCTGTTTAAGCACAACTACAATCCCAAAGATATTGCTAAATATCCAGGCACAAAGTCAGAGCATCACTTACATAGGCTGCCTCACCCAGACCTGCTTTGTCCTGGCTTTTGCTAGCTTGGAAAGTTTTCTTCTTGCAGCCATGGCttatgaccgctatgtggccattTGTCACCCTCTGAGGTATACAGTCATCATGAACCCCCGCCTCTGTGGTCTGCTGATTCTAGTCTCCCTGTTCATTTGCATAGTGGATTCCCTGCTCCACAGTCTGATGCTGCTGCAGCTGTCTTTCTGCACAGATGTTGAAATCCCCCTCTTCTTCTGCGAAGTTGTTCAGGTCATCAAGCTCGCCTGTTCTGATACCCTCATTAATAATATCCTGATATATTCTGCAATGAGCATATTTGGTGGTATTCCACTGTCTGGAGTCATTTTTTCTTATGCTCAGATAGTATCCTCAGTTTTGAAAATGCCGTCATCAGGCAGAAAGTACAAAGCTTTTTCCACCTGTGGGTCTCACCTCTCAGTTGTTTCCTTGTTCTACGGGACAGGTTTGGGGGTGTGCATTAGTTCTGCACGTTCTGACTCTTCAAGAAAGACTGCAGTGGCTTCGACAATTTACACTGTGGTCACTCCCATAAtgaaccccttcatctacagtCTGAGGAACAGGGACATGAAAGATGCCCTGAGAAAGCTCACTGGCAGGacaccttctcttctctaa
- the LOC134388539 gene encoding olfactory receptor 7G1-like gives METRNQTGVSKFLLMEVTEDPELQPLLFSLFLSMYLVTILGNLLIILVVITDSHLHTPMYFLLSNLSFTDICLSTTTIPKMLLNIQTQNQSITYKGCLTQVCLVLVFAGEESCLLAVMAYDRYVAICHPLRYTVIISIRLCGLLTLLSLFISIVDALVQSLMVLQLSFCTDVEIPLFFCEVVQVIKLACSDALINTILTYFASGILGAIPLFGIIFSYAQIVSSVLRMPAAGRKHKAFSTCGSHLSVVSLFYGTSFGVYISSAVTDSSRITAVASLMYTVVPQMMNPFIYSLRNRDMKGALRKLIGRTPSVV, from the coding sequence ATGGAAACCAGAAACCAAACAGGTGTTTCAAAATTCCTTCTCATGGAGGTGACAGAGGATCCAGAACTGCAGCCCCTCCTCTTCAGCCTGTTCCTGTCCATGTACCTGGTCACCATCCTGGGAaacctgctcatcatcctggTTGTCATCActgactcccacctccacacccccatgtacttcctTCTCTCCAATCTGTCCTTTACTGATATCTGTTTAAGCACAACTACCATCCCCAAAATGCTGCTCAACATACAAACACAGAATCAGAGCATCACTTATAAAGGTTGCCTCACCCAGGTCTGCCTGGTCCTGGTTTTTGCTGGTGAGGAAAGTTGCCTTCTTGCAGTAATGGCTTATGACCGTTATGTGGCCATCTGTCACCCACTGAGGTACACAGTCATCATAAGCATCCGTCTGTGTGGCCTGCTGACTCTACTCTCCCTGTTCATAAGCATTGTGGATGCCCTGGTTCAGAGCCTGATGGTGCTGCAGCTGTCTTTTTGCACAGATGTTGAAATCCCCCTCTTCTTCTGTGAAGTTGTCCAGGTCATCAAGCTTGCCTGTTCTGATGCCCTCATTAATACCATTCTGACATATTTTGCAAGTGGTATACTTGGTGCTATTCCCTTGTTTGGAATAATTTTCTCTTACGCTCAAATTGTCTCCTCTGTTTTGAGAATGCCAGCAGCAGGAAGAAAGCATAAAGCTTTTTCCACCTGTGGGTCTCACCTCTCAGTTGTGTCCTTGTTCTATGGGACAAGTTTTGGGGTGTACATTAGTTCTGCAGTTACTGACTCATCCAGAATCACTGCAGTGGCTTCACTGATGTACACTGTGGTCCCTCAAATGATGAACCCCTttatctacagcctgaggaacaggGACATGAAGGGAGCTTTGAGGAAGCTCATTGGTAGGACACCTTCCGTTGTGTGA
- the LOC134388475 gene encoding olfactory receptor 7G2-like, whose translation METRNQTAVSEFLLLEVTEDPELQPLLCSLFLSMYLVTVLGNLLIILAVISDSHLHTPMYFLLSNLSFTDISLSTATIPKMLVNIQAQHSSITYTGCLTQIYFVLVLSCLENFLLGVMAYDRYVAICHPLKYTVIMNPRLSVLMILLSLSISVGVSLLHSLMLLRLSFCTDPGIPLFFCEVVQVIKLACSDTLINNILIYFAACMLGGIPLSGIIFSYVHIASAVLRMPSAGGKYKAFSTCGSHLSVVFLFYGTGFGVYFSSAFTHSSRKNAVASMMYTVVTPMMNPFIYSLRNRDVKGALKNLLCRRFSYL comes from the coding sequence ATGGAAACCAGAAACCAAACAGCTGTTTCAGAATTTCTTCTCTTGGAGGTGACAGAGGATCCAGAACTGCAGCCCCTCCTCTGCAGCCTGTTCCTGTCCATGTACCTGGTCACCGTCCTGGGAaacctgctcatcatcctggcTGTCATCTctgactcccacctccacacccccatgtacttcctTCTCTCCAATCTGTCCTTTACTGACATCTCTTTAAGCACAGCCACGATCCCCAAAATGTTAGTGAACATCCAAGCTCAGCATTCAAGCATCACTTACACAGGCTGCCTCACCCAGATCTATTTTGTCCTGGTTTTGTCCTGTTTGGAAAATTTTCTCCTAGgggtgatggcctatgaccgctatgtggccattTGTCACCCCCTGAAATACACGGTCATCATGAACCCTCGGCTTTCCGTCCTGATGATTCTCCTCTCCCTGTCTATTAGTGTTGGGGTTTCCCTGCTGCACAGTCTGATGCTGCTGCGGCTGTCCTTCTGCACAGACCCAGGAATCCCCCTCTTCTTCTGTGAAGTTGTTCAAGTCATCAAGCTCGCCTGCTCTGATACCCTCATCAATAATATTCTGATATATTTTGCAGCATGCATGTTAGGTGGGATACCCCTCTCTGGAATCATTTTCTCTTATGTTCACATTGCTTCTGCTGTTTTGAGAATGCCTTCAGCAGGAGGAAAGTACAAAGCTTTCTCCACCTGTGGGTCTCACCTCTCAGTTGTTTTCTTATTCTATGGGACAGGTTTTGGAGTGTACTTTAGTTCTGCATTTACACACTCTTCCAGGAAGAATGCAGTAGCTTCGATGATGTACACTGTGGTCACTCCCATGAtgaaccccttcatctacagcctgaggaacaggGATGTGAAGGGAGCCTTGAAGAACCTCCTCTGTAGGAGATTTTCTTATCTGTGA